From the genome of Myxococcota bacterium, one region includes:
- a CDS encoding TetR/AcrR family transcriptional regulator yields the protein MESRPRPRLVAAASDESSSSGESKATGQKAQTQDRIVSAAMSLFATGGYERTSIAAIAEQAGVSRSAVFWHFGDKEGLFREAFRRMLGPFFAEIQAGLRGVPPRDRVLEILAKYERVVDENEPTIRSIVRFLLESETLRKMLQDALFPLHDGLIADVRAALVADGKNDAEGRAMAAALVALLDGNLLLGMLDPTAANRDLRRAGLRHIASRVFGPDDDG from the coding sequence GTGGAGTCCCGCCCCCGACCGCGCCTGGTGGCCGCTGCGTCCGATGAGTCCTCGAGCAGCGGGGAATCGAAGGCGACGGGTCAGAAGGCCCAGACCCAGGACCGCATCGTGAGCGCTGCGATGTCCTTGTTCGCGACGGGCGGCTATGAGCGCACCAGCATCGCGGCGATTGCCGAGCAGGCGGGCGTCAGCCGTTCGGCCGTCTTCTGGCACTTCGGCGACAAGGAGGGCCTGTTCCGCGAGGCCTTCCGGCGCATGCTCGGGCCCTTCTTCGCGGAGATCCAGGCCGGGCTCCGCGGTGTTCCTCCGCGCGATCGCGTCCTGGAAATCCTGGCGAAGTACGAGCGGGTCGTCGACGAGAACGAGCCGACGATCCGTTCGATCGTGCGCTTCCTGCTCGAGAGCGAGACTTTGCGCAAGATGCTCCAGGATGCGCTGTTTCCGCTGCACGACGGTCTGATCGCCGACGTGCGCGCGGCCCTCGTGGCCGACGGAAAGAACGACGCGGAGGGGCGCGCGATGGCGGCGGCCCTGGTCGCGCTGCTCGACGGCAACCTGCTCCTCGGCATGCTCGATCCCACCGCGGCCAACCGCGATCTGCGTCGCGCAGGGCTTCGCCACATCGCGAGCCGGGTGTTCGGGCCCGACGACGATGGCTAG
- a CDS encoding SDR family NAD(P)-dependent oxidoreductase, producing MADRLKGKVAVITGAARGTGAEMARAFVREGARVWIADVLEDEGQRIADELGEAARFVALDVTSEAAWQEAVAAVTARDGGLHVLVNNAAILRLASFVETSGADFEALMKVNQLGPFLGMQAVFPAMQGHGAGSIINLCSVDGVSVKNGVSAYASTKWGLRGLSKVAAVEFGKYGVRVNTICPEAGGPEMVRPYLPEGVDPELAMSFQWPILASNRDRTIQERLGDIAHLAIFLASDESLSCTGGDFVIDGGHSAGRLLKGGPAT from the coding sequence ATGGCCGATCGGCTGAAGGGCAAGGTGGCCGTCATCACCGGAGCGGCCCGCGGTACGGGCGCCGAGATGGCGCGCGCATTCGTCCGCGAGGGCGCCCGGGTGTGGATCGCCGACGTCCTCGAGGACGAGGGGCAACGGATCGCCGACGAGCTCGGCGAGGCGGCGCGCTTCGTCGCGCTCGACGTCACCTCGGAGGCAGCCTGGCAGGAGGCGGTCGCGGCGGTCACCGCACGCGACGGCGGACTGCACGTGCTGGTGAACAACGCCGCGATCCTGCGTCTAGCGTCGTTCGTCGAGACCAGCGGTGCCGACTTCGAGGCGCTGATGAAGGTGAATCAGCTCGGACCCTTCCTCGGCATGCAGGCGGTCTTTCCCGCCATGCAGGGGCACGGCGCCGGGTCGATCATCAATCTGTGCTCGGTGGACGGCGTGAGCGTCAAGAACGGGGTGTCGGCATACGCGTCGACGAAGTGGGGGCTGCGCGGGCTCTCGAAGGTCGCCGCGGTCGAGTTCGGGAAGTACGGCGTGCGCGTCAACACGATCTGCCCCGAGGCGGGCGGGCCCGAGATGGTGCGGCCGTACCTGCCCGAGGGCGTCGACCCGGAACTCGCGATGTCGTTCCAGTGGCCGATCCTGGCGTCGAACCGCGATCGCACGATTCAAGAGCGACTCGGAGACATCGCCCACCTGGCGATCTTCCTGGCCTCGGACGAGAGCCTGTCCTGCACCGGCGGCGACTTCGTGATCGACGGCGGCCACTCGGCCGGGCGGCTGTTGAAGGGCGGCCCGGCGACCTAG
- a CDS encoding CoA transferase produces MPMPLEGLRVIDWTIWQQGPVASAMLGDLGAEVIKIESRDGGDPGRGIVAMAGTESDRPNFYFEANNRNKQSLTLDLKQPEAREIVYQLAEKSDVFVQNFRKGVADRLGLGADALRARNPQLIYANATGYGPEGPESGDPSFDQLGLARSGIMFAAGEPDMPPLPIGGGIADQMGAILLAYGVMAALIARERFGMGQVVDASHLGSMSFLQGLSLHSRLINGAAFPRVPRAGAFNPLWNHYLCGDGLWIALGMLQPDRYWKDFCHTIERPELADDERFETMGPRGVNREACVAELDATFAKRPRAEWLQMLRDGGDFIFTIVNSVDDLPEDPQMRANDYVVDFDHPSHGTTQYVGVPVRLSETPGSVRSAAPEHGQHTELLLTELLDYSWDDVAKLREQGVI; encoded by the coding sequence ATGCCGATGCCCCTCGAAGGCCTGCGAGTGATCGATTGGACGATCTGGCAGCAAGGTCCCGTTGCGAGCGCCATGCTCGGCGATCTCGGTGCCGAGGTGATCAAGATCGAGAGCCGCGACGGGGGCGACCCCGGCCGCGGAATCGTGGCCATGGCGGGCACGGAATCGGACCGGCCCAACTTCTACTTCGAGGCCAACAACCGCAACAAGCAGAGCCTCACTCTCGATCTCAAGCAGCCCGAGGCGCGCGAGATCGTGTACCAGCTCGCCGAGAAGTCCGACGTCTTCGTCCAGAACTTCCGCAAGGGCGTCGCCGATCGGCTCGGGCTCGGCGCCGACGCGCTCCGCGCCCGCAACCCGCAGCTGATCTACGCGAACGCGACAGGCTACGGACCCGAAGGGCCCGAGAGCGGCGACCCCTCCTTCGACCAGCTCGGCCTGGCGCGCTCGGGGATCATGTTCGCCGCGGGCGAACCCGACATGCCGCCGCTGCCGATCGGCGGCGGCATCGCCGACCAGATGGGTGCCATCCTCCTCGCCTACGGGGTGATGGCGGCTCTGATCGCGCGCGAGCGCTTCGGGATGGGCCAGGTCGTCGACGCCTCGCACCTGGGCAGCATGAGCTTCCTGCAGGGCCTGTCGCTGCACTCGCGGCTCATCAACGGCGCGGCCTTCCCGCGCGTGCCGCGTGCCGGCGCCTTCAACCCGCTCTGGAACCACTACCTGTGCGGCGACGGTCTCTGGATCGCACTCGGCATGCTCCAGCCCGATCGCTACTGGAAGGACTTCTGTCACACGATCGAGCGCCCGGAACTCGCCGACGACGAGCGCTTCGAAACGATGGGCCCGCGCGGCGTGAACCGCGAGGCCTGCGTGGCCGAGCTCGACGCCACCTTCGCGAAGCGGCCCCGCGCCGAGTGGTTGCAGATGCTGCGCGACGGCGGCGACTTCATCTTCACAATCGTCAACAGCGTGGACGATCTGCCCGAGGACCCGCAGATGCGCGCGAACGACTACGTGGTCGATTTCGACCACCCGAGCCACGGCACCACCCAGTACGTGGGCGTGCCGGTCCGCCTGTCGGAAACGCCGGGCAGCGTGCGCAGCGCGGCGCCCGAACACGGCCAGCACACCGAGCTGCTGCTGACCGAGCTGCTCGACTACAGCTGGGACGACGTCGCGAAGCTGCGCGAACAGGGCGTCATCTGA
- a CDS encoding thiamine pyrophosphate-binding protein → MSEANGGQLAARQLKAAGIDTIFTVVAGPMIEVLSGAVEAGIRVVNCRHEVSAGLMAQAWGWAKRKPGVCVVGSGPGMTNAITPMHVATESAMPLVVLGGSTYGPTRGLGGFQEADQRALARPACKWTLEVDSTPRIPELVHLALGKASSDRPGAVYLDFPGHWVAHRVSEDSVRMRSRAPEIALPHPDPNAIDRIADALRNAERPLLAIGKGAAWSGAGAALAKLADRGLPYVTSPMARGTIPDDHPGFANSARSLALKEADVVVMIGGRFNWIFGFGQRFAPGTQLFQIDVESAEFYSGADLDAGLVADARIAAEALDAALGDAPLACTKGGWAARLAIARDENEARLRPSLESDARPIDPHRLVAEVRAVAPRDASLSADGETIMGIARQVLPAYGERKLFNAGTTGCMGTGVPSALGAKLAWPEAPSIAVLGDYAFGAAALEVETSVRVGAPVVFVVANNEGIAGHMIQDGMFPAGAPRVASLLPAHYEKFAELVDGHAERVEAPEDIRPALERALASGQTSVVHVQVDPKATRLSGGNYLVP, encoded by the coding sequence ATGAGCGAAGCCAACGGAGGCCAGCTGGCGGCCCGCCAGCTCAAGGCCGCAGGGATCGACACGATCTTCACTGTCGTCGCCGGGCCCATGATCGAAGTGCTCTCGGGGGCGGTCGAAGCGGGCATCCGCGTCGTCAACTGCCGTCACGAGGTATCCGCCGGGTTGATGGCACAGGCCTGGGGCTGGGCGAAGCGAAAGCCCGGCGTCTGTGTGGTCGGCTCGGGCCCGGGCATGACCAACGCCATCACGCCCATGCACGTCGCCACCGAGAGCGCGATGCCCCTGGTAGTCCTGGGCGGCTCCACCTACGGACCCACCCGCGGCCTCGGCGGGTTCCAGGAGGCGGACCAGCGCGCGCTCGCGCGCCCGGCCTGCAAATGGACCCTCGAGGTCGACAGCACCCCGCGCATCCCCGAGCTGGTCCACCTGGCCCTCGGCAAGGCGTCCAGCGACCGGCCCGGCGCGGTTTACCTCGACTTCCCGGGCCACTGGGTGGCCCACCGTGTGAGCGAAGACAGCGTGCGCATGCGCAGCCGCGCTCCCGAGATCGCCCTGCCCCACCCGGACCCGAACGCCATCGACCGCATCGCCGACGCCCTGCGCAACGCCGAGCGGCCGCTGCTCGCGATCGGCAAGGGCGCCGCCTGGTCCGGCGCCGGAGCGGCCCTGGCGAAGCTGGCCGACCGCGGCCTCCCCTACGTCACGTCGCCGATGGCGCGCGGAACCATCCCCGACGACCACCCGGGTTTCGCGAACAGCGCGCGCTCCCTCGCGCTCAAGGAAGCCGACGTGGTGGTGATGATCGGCGGCCGCTTCAACTGGATCTTCGGGTTCGGGCAGCGCTTCGCGCCGGGAACCCAGCTCTTCCAGATCGACGTCGAGTCGGCGGAGTTCTACAGCGGAGCCGACCTCGACGCAGGCCTGGTCGCCGACGCGCGAATCGCCGCCGAGGCCCTCGACGCCGCCCTCGGTGACGCCCCGCTCGCCTGCACGAAGGGCGGCTGGGCCGCGCGCCTCGCGATCGCACGCGACGAGAACGAGGCCCGCCTGCGGCCTTCGCTCGAGTCCGACGCCCGTCCCATCGACCCCCATCGGCTGGTCGCCGAGGTGCGGGCCGTCGCCCCGCGCGACGCCAGCCTCTCGGCAGACGGCGAGACGATCATGGGGATCGCGCGTCAGGTGCTCCCGGCCTATGGCGAGCGCAAGCTCTTCAACGCCGGCACCACGGGCTGCATGGGCACGGGCGTCCCGTCCGCGCTCGGCGCCAAGCTTGCCTGGCCCGAGGCTCCCTCGATCGCCGTGCTCGGGGACTATGCCTTCGGGGCCGCCGCGCTCGAGGTGGAGACGTCGGTGCGCGTCGGCGCGCCGGTGGTGTTCGTCGTGGCGAACAACGAAGGCATCGCCGGCCACATGATCCAGGACGGCATGTTTCCGGCCGGCGCACCCCGGGTCGCGTCGCTCCTGCCCGCCCACTACGAGAAGTTCGCCGAGCTCGTGGACGGCCACGCCGAGCGGGTCGAGGCGCCGGAGGACATCCGCCCGGCCCTCGAGCGGGCCCTCGCGAGCGGCCAGACCTCGGTGGTGCACGTCCAGGTCGACCCGAAGGCCACGCGCCTCTCGGGCGGCAACTACCTCGTCCCCTGA
- a CDS encoding 1-hydroxy-2-methyl-2-butenyl 4-diphosphate reductase, producing MSAPASSGIVWASGIVWAPLRLEAWALRLGAPGLPVVRCGLGPARAEAAARARASQPGAWLVLGLCGATDPRLRAGDVFVPDAVRLPGGGDRRLSAASLRAALADAGFAFAEGLLASADHVVRGSERAAFHAAGVRAVDMESAWLAQHAGDRDLAVVRVVVDAPDQELREAGFPLRAWRGLSTLRRLAPLISNWMGSHALPVTPLPAVR from the coding sequence GTGAGCGCCCCCGCGTCGAGCGGGATCGTCTGGGCGAGCGGAATCGTCTGGGCGCCGCTGCGCCTCGAGGCCTGGGCGTTGCGGCTCGGCGCTCCCGGGCTGCCGGTCGTGCGCTGCGGCCTGGGCCCGGCGCGCGCCGAGGCGGCCGCGCGTGCGCGCGCGTCGCAACCGGGGGCCTGGCTGGTGCTCGGCCTCTGTGGCGCCACGGATCCGCGCCTCCGGGCCGGCGACGTCTTCGTGCCCGACGCCGTGCGCTTGCCCGGGGGCGGCGACCGTCGGCTGTCCGCTGCGTCGCTGCGGGCGGCCCTGGCCGACGCGGGCTTCGCGTTCGCCGAGGGGCTCCTCGCGAGTGCCGATCACGTGGTCCGCGGTTCCGAGCGGGCTGCCTTCCACGCCGCAGGTGTTCGGGCGGTCGACATGGAATCGGCCTGGCTGGCCCAGCACGCCGGCGACCGCGACCTCGCGGTGGTGCGCGTGGTCGTCGATGCGCCGGATCAGGAGCTCCGCGAAGCGGGCTTTCCGCTTCGCGCATGGCGCGGTCTCTCCACACTGCGCCGCCTCGCCCCCTTGATCTCCAACTGGATGGGAAGCCACGCGCTGCCCGTCACTCCTCTTCCCGCCGTGAGGTAA
- a CDS encoding squalene/phytoene synthase family protein, with the protein MASAAVPSPPVREGWLDDPALAPEAILGRMAGENFPVALRALRPAIREALVSVYGVARLIDQVGDAASGDRLAILDALETDVDASLVGEAQHPLLRRLTPVARTHGLTREPFVALIDANRWDQRAPDLASEAELDAYCALSAAPVGALVLAVFGASTNENRSDSDRVCAALQVLEHCQDVAEDAAAGRCYLPGDLRRAAGVTRADLERVPAPAALCRIVEQLVVRAERDLARGASLCARLSGPARFAVSGFVGGGRATADALRTAGFDPNRAPVRPRKLRLARRAWQAWRGMAVAS; encoded by the coding sequence ATGGCTAGCGCGGCCGTTCCGTCCCCGCCCGTGCGCGAAGGCTGGCTCGACGATCCCGCGCTGGCGCCCGAGGCGATTCTCGGCCGGATGGCGGGGGAGAACTTTCCCGTCGCGCTGCGTGCACTGCGGCCCGCGATCCGCGAGGCGCTGGTCAGCGTCTATGGCGTCGCGCGCCTGATCGATCAGGTGGGTGACGCAGCGAGCGGGGATCGCCTGGCGATCCTGGACGCCCTCGAGACCGACGTCGACGCATCACTGGTCGGCGAAGCGCAGCATCCGCTCCTCCGGCGGCTGACTCCGGTCGCCCGGACCCATGGACTCACGCGGGAGCCCTTCGTGGCGCTGATCGACGCGAACCGCTGGGACCAGCGCGCGCCCGACCTCGCCAGCGAGGCCGAGCTCGACGCCTATTGCGCCTTGTCGGCGGCGCCGGTAGGCGCGCTGGTGCTCGCTGTCTTCGGCGCCAGCACGAACGAAAACCGGAGCGATTCCGATCGGGTCTGCGCCGCCCTTCAGGTATTGGAGCACTGTCAGGACGTGGCCGAGGACGCCGCCGCCGGGCGCTGCTATCTGCCCGGCGACCTGCGTCGCGCAGCCGGCGTCACGCGCGCCGATCTGGAGCGGGTCCCGGCCCCCGCAGCCCTGTGTCGGATCGTGGAGCAACTGGTGGTGCGCGCCGAGCGAGACCTCGCCCGCGGTGCCTCGCTGTGTGCGCGTCTCTCGGGTCCCGCCCGTTTTGCCGTTTCGGGCTTCGTGGGCGGCGGGCGGGCGACCGCCGACGCCCTGCGCACCGCCGGCTTCGACCCCAACCGTGCGCCGGTCCGACCCCGAAAGCTCCGTCTCGCGCGACGGGCCTGGCAGGCCTGGCGCGGAATGGCGGTGGCGTCGTGA
- the hpnE gene encoding hydroxysqualene dehydroxylase HpnE: MTGAPRVAVVGGGLAGLRAAVTCTDAGAEVRLFEARARLGGATWSTRKRGLVVDNGQHVFMRCCTAYRSFLDRLGVAEQAWLQDRLAVPVAAPGGPRAWIRRQSFPAPAHLGASLLRFPYLRPAERVRAGVTALRVTRLDPDDERLDRVSFGSWLHDAGVRSEAERAFWDLLIRPTLNLPGEEASLALAVKVLRTGFLDTSDAADIGFAAVPFEALHADPARQALERAGARIETRAAVSAIDCHDEGVRLRVQGAEVEADALVLATPPEVAAELAPDVAGLDRHGLAQLGRSAIVNLHLWFDRPVLDVPFLAGWNTPLQWIFDRTRAADVDRGQVLTVSLSAGDEWLGKSNAALREIFLPALHALLPASREAKLLEFFAVNEPAATFRQAPGCRSWRPKNATKHPRLWLAGNWTDTGWPATMESAVRSGEDAAQGLLRRLGTWETSV, translated from the coding sequence GTGACGGGAGCGCCGCGCGTTGCCGTGGTGGGTGGCGGCCTGGCCGGGCTTCGCGCTGCGGTGACCTGCACCGACGCGGGCGCCGAGGTGCGTTTGTTCGAGGCGCGCGCGCGGCTGGGCGGAGCCACCTGGTCGACGCGCAAGCGCGGGCTGGTCGTCGACAACGGACAGCACGTCTTCATGCGCTGCTGCACCGCGTACCGGTCTTTCCTCGACCGCCTTGGCGTGGCCGAGCAGGCGTGGCTCCAGGATCGCCTCGCGGTGCCGGTCGCCGCGCCGGGGGGACCGCGCGCGTGGATCCGGCGCCAGTCGTTTCCGGCGCCGGCCCATCTCGGCGCGAGCCTGCTGCGCTTTCCCTACCTGCGACCGGCGGAGCGCGTGCGCGCCGGTGTGACGGCCCTGCGCGTCACGCGTCTCGACCCCGACGACGAACGACTCGACCGCGTGTCCTTCGGAAGCTGGTTGCACGACGCGGGTGTGCGCAGCGAAGCCGAGCGCGCGTTCTGGGATCTCTTGATCCGGCCGACGCTGAACCTCCCCGGCGAGGAAGCGTCGCTGGCGTTGGCGGTGAAGGTGCTGCGCACCGGATTCCTGGACACCTCCGACGCCGCCGACATCGGATTCGCCGCCGTGCCCTTCGAGGCCCTCCACGCCGACCCTGCGCGGCAGGCGCTGGAGCGCGCGGGGGCCCGGATCGAAACCCGCGCTGCGGTGTCGGCGATCGATTGTCACGACGAAGGCGTGCGCCTTCGCGTGCAGGGCGCCGAGGTGGAGGCCGACGCGCTGGTGCTGGCCACGCCGCCCGAGGTGGCGGCGGAGCTGGCGCCGGACGTCGCGGGGCTCGACCGACACGGCCTCGCGCAGCTCGGACGTTCGGCGATCGTGAACCTCCACCTGTGGTTCGACCGCCCGGTGCTGGACGTTCCCTTCCTGGCGGGCTGGAACACGCCGCTGCAGTGGATCTTCGACCGCACGCGCGCCGCCGACGTCGACCGCGGCCAGGTGCTCACGGTGTCGCTCTCGGCGGGCGACGAATGGCTGGGTAAGAGCAACGCGGCGCTGCGCGAGATCTTCCTGCCGGCCTTGCACGCGCTGCTGCCCGCTTCGCGCGAGGCGAAGCTGCTCGAATTCTTCGCGGTCAACGAGCCCGCCGCGACCTTCCGCCAGGCGCCGGGCTGCCGGTCGTGGCGACCGAAGAATGCGACGAAACATCCGCGGCTCTGGCTCGCGGGGAATTGGACCGACACTGGTTGGCCGGCCACGATGGAGAGCGCAGTGCGGAGTGGAGAGGACGCGGCCCAGGGACTCCTGCGTCGACTCGGAACCTGGGAGACCTCGGTATGA
- the shc gene encoding squalene--hopene cyclase, with protein sequence MTDLQANARAALERARDHLLERQNEAGWWKAELETNVTMDAEDLLMREFLGIRTREETALAANWIRSQQRADGSWATFFGGPPDLSTTIEAYAALRLAEDPPEAEHMKRAREVVLGLGGIEHSRVFTRIWLALFGEWRWDDLPALPPEVMLLPSWFPLNIYDFACWARQTIVPLTIVGAHRPVRPLPFSLSELRAGARVEEQHPFSTWKGRLQRLDRALQLYEKRPLRKLREHAMRLGAEWIIARQEADGSWGGIQPPWVYSILALHLLGYPMDHPVIRKGLSGLDGFLIEEGDERRLEACQSPVWDTALAMVALRDAGVAPDHPAMQLGADWLLQEEIRIPGDWSVRRPNLPPGGWAFEFDNDRYPDTDDTAEVILALRAVQTGDPDALEAAIARGVRWTFGMQSADEGWGAFDVDNTRAICRELPFCDFGEVIDPPSADVTAHVVEMLAEEGKGDDPRVQGGVRWLLANQEDDGSWFGRWGANHLYGTGAVVPALVAAGLPTDHEAIRRSVRWLYRVQNDDGGWGEDLRSYTDEGEPGLGDSTASQTAWALLALLAAGERGAAIDRGIAWLVDTQRGDGDWNEPQFTGTGFPGDFYIRYHLYRLSFPMMALGRYLGLRPEGHSA encoded by the coding sequence ATGACGGATCTACAGGCGAACGCCCGAGCCGCGCTCGAGCGCGCGCGCGATCACCTGCTCGAGCGCCAGAACGAAGCGGGCTGGTGGAAAGCCGAGCTCGAGACGAACGTCACGATGGACGCCGAGGATCTCCTGATGCGGGAGTTCCTCGGGATCCGCACGCGCGAGGAGACGGCGCTCGCGGCGAACTGGATCCGCTCGCAGCAGCGGGCGGACGGTAGCTGGGCCACCTTCTTTGGCGGCCCGCCGGACCTCTCGACGACGATCGAGGCCTACGCGGCGCTGCGCCTGGCCGAGGATCCGCCCGAGGCCGAACACATGAAGCGGGCGCGCGAGGTCGTCCTCGGCCTGGGAGGCATCGAGCACTCGCGTGTCTTCACGCGCATCTGGCTCGCGCTCTTCGGCGAGTGGCGTTGGGACGATCTGCCGGCGCTGCCGCCGGAAGTGATGCTGCTGCCGTCGTGGTTCCCGCTCAACATCTACGACTTCGCCTGCTGGGCACGGCAGACGATCGTCCCGCTCACCATCGTCGGGGCGCACCGCCCGGTGCGGCCCCTGCCGTTCTCGCTGTCGGAGCTCCGGGCGGGGGCGCGGGTCGAGGAGCAGCATCCGTTCTCGACCTGGAAGGGACGCTTGCAGCGGCTCGACCGCGCGCTGCAGCTCTACGAGAAGCGGCCCCTGCGCAAACTGCGCGAGCACGCCATGCGGCTCGGTGCCGAGTGGATCATCGCGCGGCAGGAAGCCGACGGCTCCTGGGGCGGGATCCAGCCGCCCTGGGTCTACTCGATTCTGGCGCTGCACCTGCTCGGCTACCCGATGGATCACCCGGTGATTCGCAAGGGCCTGTCCGGACTCGACGGTTTCTTGATCGAAGAGGGTGACGAGCGGCGTCTCGAAGCGTGTCAGTCACCGGTCTGGGACACGGCACTGGCGATGGTCGCGCTTCGCGATGCCGGCGTGGCGCCGGACCATCCGGCGATGCAGCTCGGCGCCGACTGGCTGCTGCAGGAGGAGATCCGTATCCCCGGCGACTGGTCGGTGCGGCGTCCGAATCTCCCGCCGGGCGGCTGGGCCTTCGAGTTCGACAACGACCGCTATCCCGACACCGATGACACCGCCGAGGTGATCCTGGCGCTGCGCGCGGTCCAGACCGGCGACCCGGACGCGCTCGAAGCGGCGATCGCTCGCGGCGTGCGCTGGACCTTCGGTATGCAGTCGGCGGACGAGGGGTGGGGCGCGTTCGACGTCGACAACACCCGGGCGATCTGTCGCGAGCTTCCCTTCTGTGACTTCGGTGAGGTGATCGACCCGCCGTCGGCCGATGTCACGGCCCACGTGGTCGAGATGCTGGCCGAAGAGGGGAAGGGCGACGACCCGCGCGTCCAGGGCGGGGTGCGTTGGCTGCTCGCGAACCAGGAAGACGACGGCAGCTGGTTCGGACGCTGGGGCGCGAACCACCTCTACGGTACGGGCGCCGTCGTACCGGCTCTGGTGGCGGCGGGGCTGCCGACCGACCACGAGGCGATCCGCCGGTCCGTGCGCTGGCTCTACCGCGTGCAGAACGACGACGGGGGCTGGGGCGAGGACCTGCGCTCCTATACCGATGAAGGAGAGCCGGGCCTCGGCGACTCGACGGCGTCGCAAACGGCCTGGGCCCTGCTCGCTCTGCTGGCAGCGGGCGAGCGCGGTGCCGCGATCGATCGCGGGATCGCCTGGCTCGTCGACACTCAGCGCGGGGACGGGGACTGGAACGAGCCCCAGTTCACCGGAACCGGGTTTCCCGGTGACTTCTACATCCGATACCACCTGTATCGGTTGAGCTTCCCGATGATGGCGCTGGGCCGCTATCTCGGGCTGCGACCCGAAGGACATTCGGCGTGA
- the fni gene encoding type 2 isopentenyl-diphosphate Delta-isomerase, whose protein sequence is MASRKQAHLDLCAEEDVEYRGSTLLEEVHLLHHALPERSLAQVDTAVDLFGRRWSAPIYIAGMTGGTERAGEINRALAAAAQKTGLALGLGSQRPMWTDPEVAASYRVRDVAPDVVLFGNLGAVQVRDVGTDAVVELAEAVRADAFCVHLNVAQELVQDEGDRDFRGCLNALAELVDRLAVPVIAKETGCGFSPPTLAALQETGVAWIDASGSGGTSWPGVEALRGSSRQAAMGGVLREWGIPTAASVLYARQAGYRTLASGGIRNAHDVARALALGAEAAGLALPFLRAYTRNGVAGVMSAAEELIEGLRSLCLLSGVARPADLVRAPRVIGPVLERWAAGPVDASAGEGA, encoded by the coding sequence ATGGCTTCGCGGAAGCAGGCCCACCTCGACCTGTGCGCCGAAGAGGACGTCGAGTACCGCGGCAGCACGCTGCTCGAAGAGGTGCACCTGCTCCACCACGCGCTCCCCGAGCGCTCGCTGGCCCAGGTGGACACCGCCGTCGATCTCTTCGGCCGCCGCTGGTCCGCCCCGATCTACATCGCGGGCATGACCGGAGGCACCGAGCGCGCAGGCGAAATCAATCGCGCGCTCGCCGCCGCCGCCCAGAAGACAGGCCTGGCCCTCGGGCTCGGCTCCCAGCGACCGATGTGGACCGACCCCGAAGTCGCGGCCAGCTATCGCGTTCGTGACGTGGCCCCCGACGTGGTGCTGTTCGGGAATCTCGGGGCCGTGCAGGTGCGCGACGTCGGTACGGACGCCGTGGTCGAATTGGCCGAAGCGGTCCGCGCCGATGCGTTCTGTGTCCACCTGAACGTCGCCCAGGAGTTGGTTCAGGACGAAGGAGACCGCGACTTCCGGGGCTGTCTGAACGCGCTGGCGGAGCTGGTCGACCGGCTGGCCGTGCCGGTCATCGCGAAGGAAACCGGCTGCGGCTTCTCGCCGCCGACGCTCGCCGCGTTGCAGGAGACCGGAGTCGCCTGGATCGACGCCTCCGGATCGGGCGGGACGAGCTGGCCGGGGGTCGAGGCCCTGCGCGGTTCGAGTCGTCAGGCGGCGATGGGCGGGGTCCTCCGCGAGTGGGGGATCCCCACGGCCGCCAGCGTGCTCTACGCGCGACAGGCCGGCTATCGGACGCTCGCGTCCGGGGGCATCCGCAACGCACACGATGTGGCGCGCGCCCTGGCGCTGGGGGCGGAAGCGGCCGGGCTGGCCCTCCCGTTCCTGCGCGCCTATACGCGGAACGGTGTCGCGGGCGTGATGAGTGCGGCCGAAGAGCTCATCGAAGGGCTGCGCTCGCTGTGCTTGCTGTCAGGAGTCGCGCGGCCCGCGGACCTCGTGCGCGCGCCGCGCGTCATCGGCCCCGTGCTCGAGCGCTGGGCGGCCGGTCCCGTCGATGCCTCGGCCGGGGAGGGCGCCTGA